Proteins from one Prevotella sp. E2-28 genomic window:
- a CDS encoding SulP family inorganic anion transporter: MKTLDFKPKLVSAIKNYNKQTFMADLMAGVIVGIVALPLAIAFGIASGVSPEKGIITAIVAGFVISAMGGSKVQIGGPTGAFIVIVAGIINQYGMQGLTIATLMAGVFLIGFGLLHLGTIIKYIPYPIIVGFTSGIAVTIFTTQVKDLLGMQMDSVPSDFIEKWIAYGQNIMHIDPWSAGIGLMSVAIIASAPKFSKRIPGSLIAIIVMTIVALLLKQYAGITSIETIGDRFSISSELPDAIVPELTWETVKGLVAPAMTIAILGAIESLLSATVADGVIGDHHNSNTELIGQGVANIVSPIFGGIPATGAIARTMTNINNGGRTPIAGIIHALVLLLIFLFLMPLAQYIPMACLAGVLVVVSYGMSGWRSFTALMRNPKSDITVLLLTFFLTIIFDLTVAIEVGIVCACLLFMRRMSETTDVKAVYDEIDLNEDADMERGNLEHLTIPKGVEVYEINGPYFFGAGNKFEDLMGSYGDRPKVRIIRMRKVPFIDSTGLHNLENMCLMSQKDGITVVLSGVNEKVEAVLRRNNFHKLLGENNICNHIDLALARANELVA, translated from the coding sequence ATGAAAACCTTAGATTTTAAGCCGAAATTGGTATCGGCCATTAAGAATTACAACAAACAGACTTTCATGGCCGACTTGATGGCTGGTGTCATTGTTGGCATTGTAGCCCTTCCTTTGGCAATTGCTTTTGGTATTGCAAGCGGCGTTTCTCCTGAAAAAGGTATTATTACAGCTATCGTGGCAGGATTCGTAATTTCAGCCATGGGTGGCTCGAAAGTGCAGATTGGCGGTCCTACAGGTGCATTCATCGTCATCGTGGCAGGCATCATCAACCAATACGGTATGCAGGGACTGACCATTGCCACACTGATGGCAGGTGTTTTCCTTATAGGTTTTGGTCTGCTGCATCTGGGTACTATCATTAAGTATATTCCCTACCCTATCATCGTAGGTTTCACGAGTGGTATTGCTGTAACCATCTTCACCACTCAGGTAAAGGACTTGCTGGGTATGCAGATGGACAGCGTGCCCAGCGACTTCATTGAGAAATGGATTGCCTACGGACAGAACATCATGCATATAGACCCTTGGAGTGCTGGCATAGGACTGATGAGTGTTGCCATCATTGCATCGGCTCCGAAATTCAGCAAAAGAATCCCTGGTTCACTGATTGCTATCATCGTGATGACCATTGTAGCACTGCTGCTTAAGCAATATGCAGGTATCACATCTATTGAGACTATCGGTGACCGTTTCAGTATTTCTTCTGAACTGCCTGATGCCATTGTACCCGAATTGACATGGGAAACCGTAAAAGGTCTGGTTGCACCTGCTATGACTATCGCCATTCTCGGTGCTATTGAATCATTGCTGTCAGCCACCGTGGCCGATGGTGTGATTGGCGACCACCACAACTCCAACACAGAGCTCATTGGTCAGGGTGTGGCCAACATCGTATCGCCCATCTTCGGCGGTATTCCTGCTACTGGCGCTATTGCCCGTACCATGACTAATATTAATAATGGTGGACGCACCCCTATCGCTGGTATTATACATGCTTTAGTGTTGCTGCTTATTTTCCTGTTCCTGATGCCACTGGCACAATATATCCCCATGGCTTGTCTGGCAGGTGTTCTGGTAGTAGTAAGCTATGGCATGAGCGGCTGGCGCTCATTCACAGCTCTGATGCGCAATCCTAAGAGTGACATCACCGTGCTGCTACTGACGTTCTTCCTGACCATCATCTTCGACCTGACAGTAGCTATCGAAGTGGGTATCGTCTGCGCTTGTCTGCTGTTCATGCGCCGTATGTCAGAAACTACCGATGTGAAGGCCGTCTATGACGAGATTGACCTGAACGAGGATGCCGATATGGAGCGTGGCAATCTGGAACACCTGACTATTCCTAAAGGTGTAGAGGTGTACGAAATCAACGGTCCGTACTTCTTCGGAGCAGGCAATAAGTTTGAAGACCTGATGGGTAGCTACGGCGATCGCCCCAAGGTGCGCATTATCCGTATGCGTAAGGTGCCCTTCATTGACTCCACAGGCCTTCACAACCTTGAAAACATGTGCCTGATGAGTCAGAAGGATGGCATCACCGTTGTGCTCTCGGGAGTCAACGAAAAAGTGGAAGCCGTGCTTCGTCGCAACAACTTCCACAAGTTATTAGGTGAGAATAACATCTGCAACCACATAGACTTGGCCTTGGCTCGTGCAAACGAGCTGGTGGCCTAG
- a CDS encoding nucleotidyltransferase family protein, translating into MKQAMIFAAGLGTRLKPLTDTMPKALVPVGGRPLLDIIINRLRDQGYDRFIVNIHHFAQMIKDHVAQQDYAPLVQFSDESDQLLETGGGLKKAAPLFNDDEPILIHNVDILDNVDFGWFSRQHLPEEDAVLLVSKRKTKRYLLFDNAMRLMGWKNIETGEIRSPYEYVRRTGLSQHGEPFNEYAFSGIHSFSPRLFALMDQFPERFPIIDFYLSVCHRSKIVGLVKDDLRLMDVGKIETLDQAEQFINQ; encoded by the coding sequence ATGAAACAGGCGATGATATTCGCGGCAGGCTTGGGAACCCGCTTAAAACCGCTTACAGACACAATGCCGAAAGCATTGGTGCCAGTGGGAGGCCGCCCTTTGCTCGACATTATTATCAACAGACTTCGTGATCAGGGTTATGATCGTTTCATTGTAAACATCCATCATTTTGCTCAGATGATTAAAGACCACGTGGCGCAGCAAGACTACGCCCCGCTGGTGCAGTTTAGCGATGAGAGCGACCAGTTGCTTGAAACGGGTGGGGGGCTGAAAAAGGCTGCCCCGCTGTTTAATGATGACGAGCCCATCCTTATTCATAATGTCGATATTCTGGATAACGTAGATTTCGGTTGGTTCTCGCGTCAGCATCTGCCTGAAGAGGATGCCGTGCTCTTGGTCAGTAAGCGTAAGACCAAGCGCTATCTGCTCTTCGATAATGCCATGCGACTGATGGGCTGGAAGAATATTGAGACGGGCGAGATTCGTAGTCCTTACGAGTATGTACGCCGTACAGGCCTTTCCCAGCATGGCGAACCGTTCAACGAGTATGCTTTCAGTGGCATTCATTCTTTCTCGCCTCGTTTGTTTGCGCTCATGGACCAGTTTCCTGAGCGTTTCCCCATCATAGATTTCTATCTCAGCGTCTGCCACCGTTCTAAGATCGTGGGACTTGTGAAGGACGACCTGCGCCTCATGGACGTAGGAAAGATTGAGACCCTTGACCAAGCGGAACAATTCATTAATCAATAA
- the gap gene encoding type I glyceraldehyde-3-phosphate dehydrogenase produces the protein MTKVAINGFGRIGRLAFRQMFEAEGYEVVAINDLTSPKMLAHLLKYDTAQGGFCGKFGENKHTVEAGEDFIVVDGKKITIYAIPNAAELPWGKLDVDVVLECTGFYTSKEKASAHLTAGAKKVVISAPAGNDLPTIVYNVNHKTLTPADTVISAASCTTNCLAPMTKALNDFAPIQSGIMTTVHAYTGDQMILDGPQRKGDLQRARAGAQNIVPNSTGAAKAIGLVIPELNGKLIGAAQRVPTPTGSTTILHAVVKGEVTVEDINAAMKAAQNESFGYTEEKLVSSDIIGMKFGSLFDANQTMVSKIGDGNSLVQVVAWYDNENSYTSQMVRTIKYLAELK, from the coding sequence ATGACAAAAGTAGCTATTAACGGCTTTGGCCGTATCGGTCGCCTCGCTTTCCGTCAGATGTTCGAGGCTGAAGGTTATGAAGTAGTAGCAATCAACGACTTGACCAGCCCCAAAATGCTGGCTCACCTGTTGAAGTATGACACCGCTCAGGGTGGTTTCTGTGGCAAGTTCGGTGAGAACAAGCACACCGTTGAGGCTGGTGAGGACTTCATCGTAGTTGATGGTAAGAAGATCACTATCTATGCTATTCCTAACGCTGCTGAGCTGCCTTGGGGCAAGCTGGACGTAGACGTTGTTCTGGAGTGCACAGGTTTCTATACTTCTAAGGAGAAGGCTTCTGCTCACCTGACAGCTGGTGCTAAGAAGGTTGTTATCTCAGCTCCTGCTGGTAACGATCTGCCCACTATCGTTTACAACGTAAACCACAAGACTCTGACTCCTGCTGATACCGTTATCTCAGCTGCTTCTTGCACCACAAACTGCTTGGCTCCTATGACCAAGGCTCTGAATGACTTTGCTCCTATCCAGAGCGGTATCATGACAACTGTACACGCTTACACTGGCGACCAGATGATTCTGGACGGTCCTCAGCGCAAGGGTGACCTGCAGCGTGCTCGTGCCGGTGCTCAGAACATCGTTCCTAACTCAACTGGTGCTGCTAAGGCTATCGGTCTCGTTATCCCCGAGCTGAACGGTAAGCTGATCGGTGCTGCTCAGCGCGTTCCAACTCCTACAGGTTCTACCACTATCCTGCACGCTGTTGTTAAGGGTGAGGTAACTGTTGAGGATATCAACGCTGCCATGAAGGCTGCTCAGAACGAGAGCTTCGGTTACACTGAGGAGAAGCTGGTTTCTAGCGACATCATCGGTATGAAGTTCGGTTCACTGTTCGACGCTAACCAGACCATGGTTTCTAAGATCGGTGATGGCAACTCTCTCGTACAGGTTGTTGCTTGGTACGACAATGAGAACTCTTACACTTCTCAGATGGTTCGCACCATTAAGTACCTCGCTGAGCTCAAATAA
- a CDS encoding helix-turn-helix domain-containing protein, protein MYIPPFKLTPEILRLVSDIASQAGILRALDEIDDFSMKSDENSSDSTPSVPESTDSTAFVTYILHTLQETVRQEVIRKVQDKINREVEDKIRCKVKDKKEVRERQKVEDKSVKMVEDKAPSMRLSSSEQRVVSLLANNSHLTIVELSQKAHLSEAGINKILASLRKKGVLERVGANKNGYWIVK, encoded by the coding sequence ATGTACATACCTCCTTTTAAACTTACACCTGAGATACTGCGCTTGGTTTCAGATATAGCTTCGCAGGCAGGAATTCTACGTGCGCTGGATGAAATCGATGATTTTTCGATGAAATCGGACGAAAATTCGTCGGATTCTACCCCTTCTGTACCTGAAAGTACTGATAGTACCGCGTTCGTAACTTATATTTTGCATACTCTACAGGAGACGGTGCGCCAGGAGGTTATAAGAAAAGTACAGGATAAGATAAACCGCGAAGTAGAAGATAAAATAAGGTGCAAAGTAAAGGATAAAAAGGAAGTACGAGAACGTCAGAAAGTAGAGGATAAAAGTGTTAAAATGGTAGAGGATAAGGCTCCTTCTATGCGTCTGAGCAGTTCTGAACAGCGTGTTGTGTCGCTTTTAGCCAATAATTCCCACCTCACCATCGTAGAATTGAGTCAAAAAGCCCATCTTTCTGAGGCTGGAATCAATAAAATCCTGGCTTCTCTGCGTAAGAAAGGGGTGCTGGAGCGAGTGGGTGCCAACAAGAATGGTTATTGGATTGTGAAGTAA
- a CDS encoding PP2C family serine/threonine-protein phosphatase yields MKFQLYQPQAINELGGRSNQEDSIYPLAGEASVERRVFVVCDGMGGLDKGEVASEAVSKALGQMADAILSAVPVFTDEDFRQCLSNAYDALDAADPNNEASMGTTMTFLCFHDGGCMVAHIGDSRIYHLRPSLGPEKGVLYRSRDHSLVQQLYEQGEISYEEMKTSPRKNVILKAMQPHLEQRTGATLVNIMDVKPGDYFYLCTDGMLERMEDSGLMSIVCSTDTDEQKRQRLINATANNADNHSAYLIQVKDVTDVEEESDNLPVAPEPKKNSKISVVAIGLSVLSLLAGIAAGIAVFL; encoded by the coding sequence ATGAAGTTTCAATTGTATCAACCGCAGGCTATTAACGAATTAGGAGGCCGCAGTAATCAGGAAGATTCCATCTACCCTTTGGCGGGTGAGGCTTCTGTGGAACGACGTGTGTTTGTGGTCTGCGACGGCATGGGCGGACTAGATAAAGGAGAGGTGGCTAGTGAGGCCGTGAGTAAGGCTCTTGGTCAGATGGCAGATGCAATCCTTAGTGCCGTACCTGTGTTTACCGATGAGGACTTCCGCCAGTGTTTGTCGAATGCTTATGATGCCTTGGATGCCGCGGATCCGAATAACGAGGCCTCAATGGGTACCACGATGACCTTCCTTTGTTTTCACGATGGCGGTTGTATGGTGGCACATATCGGTGATAGCCGTATCTATCACCTGCGCCCTTCGTTGGGTCCTGAGAAAGGTGTGCTGTATCGCTCGCGCGATCACTCGCTGGTGCAGCAACTCTATGAACAGGGTGAGATAAGTTATGAGGAGATGAAGACCTCACCTCGCAAGAATGTTATCCTAAAAGCCATGCAGCCCCACTTGGAGCAACGCACAGGAGCTACCTTGGTGAATATCATGGACGTGAAGCCTGGTGATTATTTCTATCTTTGTACCGACGGAATGCTGGAACGGATGGAGGATAGCGGGTTGATGAGTATCGTATGTAGCACCGATACTGATGAGCAGAAGCGTCAGCGACTGATAAATGCAACGGCTAACAATGCTGATAACCATTCTGCCTATCTGATACAGGTGAAAGATGTTACAGACGTTGAAGAGGAGTCTGACAATCTGCCTGTGGCTCCAGAACCTAAGAAAAATAGTAAAATATCCGTTGTGGCAATAGGACTTTCGGTCTTGTCGTTATTGGCTGGTATCGCAGCAGGAATTGCTGTGTTTCTCTAA
- the mscL gene encoding large-conductance mechanosensitive channel protein MscL: MGFIKEFKEFAMRGNVMDMAVGVIIGGAFGKIVSSLVNDVIMPPIGWLIGGINFTDLSYQLPLNPLKPDLEPVTINYGSFLQTTLDFLIVAFCIFLVIKAINKLSNLKKKEEAPAPEPEAPKGPTQEELLAEIRDLLKEKK; encoded by the coding sequence ATGGGATTTATTAAGGAATTCAAGGAGTTTGCCATGCGCGGCAACGTGATGGACATGGCAGTCGGTGTTATCATTGGCGGTGCCTTTGGTAAGATTGTGAGTTCATTGGTCAATGATGTTATCATGCCCCCTATCGGCTGGCTTATCGGTGGCATTAATTTTACCGATTTAAGCTACCAACTACCACTTAACCCACTGAAGCCCGATCTGGAACCTGTAACAATCAATTACGGATCATTCCTGCAGACAACACTGGATTTCCTCATTGTGGCATTCTGTATTTTCCTTGTTATCAAAGCTATCAATAAGCTGTCAAACCTGAAAAAGAAGGAAGAGGCGCCTGCACCAGAGCCCGAAGCTCCCAAGGGTCCCACCCAGGAAGAACTGCTGGCTGAGATTCGCGATTTGCTGAAGGAGAAGAAATAA
- the trxB gene encoding thioredoxin-disulfide reductase, whose protein sequence is MKTKCLIIGSGPAGYTAAIYASRANLQPIEYSGMQPGGQLTQTTEVENFPGYPNGVDGNQMMMDLREQAERFGTDIRDGIITKVDFSKAPYKAWDDSDNEIEADTVIIATGASAKYLGLDDERKYNGMGVSACATCDGFFYRKKTVAVVGGGDTACEDALYLSGLCKKVYLIVRKNYLRASKVMQQRVMERENIEILFEHNTLGLFGEDGVEGAHLVKRKGEPDEELVDIAIDGFFLAIGHKPNTDIFKEWLDTDEVGYLKKIDGTPKTKIPGIFVAGDCADPTYRQAISAAGTGCQAAIEAERYLLNKN, encoded by the coding sequence ATGAAGACAAAATGCTTGATTATCGGTAGCGGTCCCGCTGGTTATACCGCTGCCATTTATGCTTCCAGAGCTAATCTGCAGCCCATAGAATATAGCGGTATGCAGCCTGGCGGCCAGCTCACGCAGACCACGGAGGTTGAGAATTTTCCCGGCTATCCTAACGGAGTGGACGGAAACCAGATGATGATGGATCTTCGCGAACAGGCTGAGCGTTTTGGCACTGACATCCGCGACGGTATCATCACGAAGGTGGACTTCTCAAAAGCCCCATATAAGGCGTGGGATGATTCTGATAATGAGATTGAGGCAGACACAGTGATTATCGCCACAGGTGCCTCAGCTAAATACCTTGGACTCGACGATGAGCGAAAATACAATGGTATGGGCGTTAGTGCTTGCGCCACATGTGACGGTTTCTTCTATCGCAAGAAGACGGTTGCCGTAGTTGGTGGTGGTGATACCGCTTGCGAGGATGCCCTCTACCTGAGTGGTCTCTGCAAGAAGGTCTATCTCATTGTCCGAAAGAACTACCTGCGTGCTTCAAAGGTGATGCAACAGCGCGTCATGGAGCGCGAGAATATTGAGATTCTGTTTGAGCATAACACTCTGGGACTGTTCGGTGAGGACGGTGTAGAGGGTGCTCATCTGGTGAAACGTAAGGGCGAACCCGATGAAGAGTTGGTAGATATCGCTATTGACGGATTCTTCCTCGCCATTGGTCATAAACCCAATACAGATATCTTCAAGGAATGGCTCGACACCGACGAGGTTGGCTATCTGAAAAAGATCGACGGCACCCCAAAGACCAAGATTCCTGGTATATTTGTAGCTGGCGACTGTGCCGATCCTACTTATCGTCAAGCTATTAGCGCTGCAGGAACCGGTTGTCAGGCTGCAATAGAGGCAGAACGATACCTTCTAAACAAGAATTAA
- the guaA gene encoding glutamine-hydrolyzing GMP synthase produces the protein MQKIIILDFGSQTTQLIGRRVRELDTFCEILPYNKYPKGDDADVIGVILSGSPYSVHDPEAFKVDLSQFVGKVPVLGICYGAQFISNTLGGKVEKADSREYGRANLETINLENPLFKGFVKGSQVWMSHGDTITAIPSDFEVIGSTKDVKNAAFASTKQPIWAVQFHPEVFHTIQGKTLLHNFVVNICGSKQEWSAASFVDTTVAELKAQVGNDRVILGLSGGVDSSVAAVLLNKAIGSNLTCIFVDHGMLRKNEFQQVMEDYKVLGLNVIGVDASEKFFSDLAGVTDPEQKRKIIGRDFVEVFNAEAKKITDAKWLAQGTIYPDRIESLNITGKVIKSHHNVGGLPKEMHLQLCEPLKWLFKDEVRRVGRQMGMPEHLITRHPFPGPGLAVRILGDITREKVQILQDADDIYIRGLRDYKVKLSGEEARKVLAAGIPADMKDGEIEVSLYDQIWQAGAILLSTVRSVGVMGDERTYEHPVALRAVTSTDAMTADWAHLPYEFMAKVSNEIINKVRGVNRVCYDISSKPPATIEWE, from the coding sequence ATGCAAAAGATTATCATTTTAGATTTCGGTTCGCAGACGACCCAGCTCATTGGCCGTCGTGTCCGCGAGCTGGACACCTTTTGCGAAATTCTGCCTTACAACAAGTACCCTAAGGGCGATGATGCCGATGTTATTGGCGTTATCCTTAGCGGTTCGCCCTATTCGGTCCACGACCCAGAGGCGTTTAAGGTAGATCTCTCGCAATTCGTAGGCAAAGTGCCTGTGCTGGGCATCTGCTATGGTGCTCAGTTTATCTCAAACACCCTGGGTGGTAAGGTTGAGAAGGCCGACTCTCGTGAGTATGGTCGTGCTAACCTTGAGACCATTAACCTTGAAAATCCCCTGTTTAAGGGCTTCGTGAAAGGTTCGCAGGTGTGGATGAGTCACGGTGACACCATCACGGCTATCCCCTCTGACTTCGAGGTGATTGGTTCTACAAAGGATGTGAAGAACGCTGCCTTTGCTTCTACCAAGCAGCCCATTTGGGCCGTGCAGTTCCATCCTGAGGTGTTCCACACTATTCAGGGAAAGACCTTGCTGCACAACTTCGTGGTAAACATCTGTGGCTCAAAGCAGGAGTGGAGTGCGGCTTCGTTCGTTGATACTACCGTTGCAGAGCTCAAGGCTCAGGTGGGCAATGACCGTGTGATTCTGGGTCTCTCTGGTGGCGTTGACTCATCAGTAGCTGCTGTGCTGCTGAACAAGGCTATTGGCAGCAACCTTACCTGTATCTTCGTAGATCACGGTATGCTGCGCAAGAACGAGTTCCAGCAGGTAATGGAAGACTATAAAGTGCTGGGCCTGAACGTGATAGGCGTTGATGCCAGCGAAAAATTCTTCTCAGACCTGGCAGGCGTTACCGATCCTGAGCAGAAGAGAAAGATTATCGGTCGCGACTTCGTGGAGGTGTTCAATGCTGAGGCTAAGAAGATTACTGATGCCAAGTGGTTGGCACAGGGCACTATTTATCCCGACCGTATTGAGTCGCTGAACATCACGGGTAAGGTCATCAAGAGCCATCATAACGTGGGTGGTCTGCCTAAAGAGATGCACCTGCAGCTTTGCGAGCCCCTGAAGTGGCTGTTTAAGGACGAGGTACGCCGTGTAGGCCGTCAGATGGGTATGCCTGAGCATCTTATCACTCGTCATCCCTTCCCCGGTCCTGGCTTGGCTGTGCGTATCCTTGGTGATATCACTCGTGAGAAGGTGCAGATCCTTCAGGATGCCGATGATATCTATATCCGCGGCTTGCGTGATTATAAAGTGAAGCTTAGTGGCGAGGAAGCCCGTAAGGTGCTGGCTGCTGGTATTCCTGCCGATATGAAGGATGGCGAGATTGAGGTTTCGCTCTACGACCAGATTTGGCAGGCAGGTGCTATCCTCCTCTCTACCGTGCGTAGTGTAGGCGTGATGGGCGATGAGCGTACCTATGAGCACCCCGTAGCTCTGCGTGCCGTCACCTCTACCGATGCTATGACAGCCGACTGGGCACATCTGCCTTACGAGTTCATGGCAAAGGTCAGCAACGAGATTATCAATAAGGTGCGTGGCGTGAACCGCGTTTGCTATGACATCTCGTCAAAACCACCTGCAACAATCGAGTGGGAGTAA
- a CDS encoding glutathione peroxidase: MKTVYDFTVKDRKGKDVSLKEYANEVLLIVNTATKCGFTPQYDELEKLYEKYHSQGFEILDFPCNQFGQQAPGTDESIHEFCKLNFGTEFPRFKKVKVNGDDADPLFKFLTEQKGFAGWDMTHPIAPILDDMLSKTDPNYKESADIKWNFTKFLINKKGQVVTRFEPTEKIENIAKQIEELL; this comes from the coding sequence ATGAAAACTGTTTATGATTTCACTGTCAAGGACAGAAAAGGAAAGGATGTTTCACTGAAAGAGTATGCCAATGAAGTGCTACTCATCGTAAACACTGCCACAAAGTGCGGATTTACCCCTCAGTACGATGAATTAGAGAAACTGTATGAGAAATACCACAGCCAGGGTTTTGAGATCCTGGACTTCCCCTGTAACCAGTTCGGACAGCAAGCTCCCGGTACCGATGAGAGCATCCATGAGTTCTGTAAGTTGAACTTCGGCACTGAGTTCCCCCGCTTCAAGAAGGTGAAAGTGAATGGTGACGATGCCGATCCCCTGTTCAAATTCCTCACAGAGCAGAAAGGCTTTGCGGGTTGGGATATGACCCACCCCATCGCTCCCATCCTTGACGATATGCTGTCAAAGACCGATCCTAACTACAAGGAGAGTGCCGACATCAAGTGGAACTTCACCAAGTTCCTCATCAACAAAAAAGGACAAGTCGTTACACGCTTCGAGCCTACTGAGAAAATTGAAAACATTGCCAAGCAGATTGAAGAACTGCTGTAA
- a CDS encoding DNA/RNA non-specific endonuclease, whose product MKLLKVLSLFITILTFAACSDDNDSDSNTSGNANKNVAKYAALQFPKAKGGDSDIITHSTSDYGDTYSFEWDHKLKAQRWTCYYFTSKNNKKNWSRNQWYGASWDGRTWNGDPFQKDPLVPDREQPSVTGEFSGSSFPDKGFSYFQRGHICASEDRMVSKEANGQTFYMTNMMPQGEQFNGKLWSKMEAFVRDKWGRKITGNDTLFVVKGGTIDKESQILCRTRNGFIVPRYFFMALLLKRNNSYQAMGFYVEHINSDQSGDALTSYTYNIDALEEKTGIDFFCNLPDVEEDAVEKQDPTVIKRLWDL is encoded by the coding sequence ATGAAACTACTAAAAGTACTTTCGCTATTCATCACTATCCTGACATTTGCAGCCTGTAGCGATGATAACGATAGCGATAGCAACACATCAGGCAACGCCAACAAGAATGTAGCTAAATATGCTGCATTACAATTTCCAAAGGCAAAAGGCGGAGATAGCGATATCATCACCCACTCTACCTCAGACTATGGCGATACCTATTCTTTTGAATGGGATCATAAGTTAAAGGCACAGCGCTGGACTTGCTATTACTTCACCAGCAAGAACAACAAGAAAAACTGGAGCCGCAACCAATGGTATGGTGCCTCATGGGACGGACGCACGTGGAATGGCGATCCTTTCCAGAAAGACCCGTTGGTGCCCGACCGCGAACAGCCCAGTGTCACTGGAGAGTTTAGCGGAAGCAGTTTCCCCGATAAAGGTTTCTCTTATTTTCAGCGTGGACATATCTGCGCCTCTGAAGACCGTATGGTATCGAAGGAAGCTAACGGACAAACCTTCTACATGACGAACATGATGCCTCAAGGCGAGCAGTTCAATGGCAAGCTATGGTCGAAAATGGAAGCATTTGTACGCGATAAGTGGGGACGAAAGATTACTGGAAACGACACACTATTCGTTGTCAAGGGCGGCACTATAGACAAAGAGAGCCAAATCCTTTGTCGCACGCGCAATGGCTTCATCGTGCCTCGCTACTTCTTCATGGCGCTCCTACTAAAGCGTAATAACAGTTATCAGGCAATGGGCTTCTATGTAGAGCATATCAATAGCGACCAATCAGGCGATGCCCTTACATCATACACTTACAATATTGATGCGCTAGAAGAAAAAACAGGCATCGACTTCTTCTGCAACCTGCCTGACGTAGAGGAAGATGCTGTTGAGAAGCAAGATCCAACCGTAATAAAACGCCTGTGGGATCTATAA